A window from Jaculus jaculus isolate mJacJac1 unplaced genomic scaffold, mJacJac1.mat.Y.cur mat_scaffold_34_1_3701052_arrow_ctg1, whole genome shotgun sequence encodes these proteins:
- the LOC101601804 gene encoding ADP-ribosylation factor-like protein 5A: MGTLFTRIWRLFNHQEHKVVIVGLDNAGKTTILYQFSMNEVAHTSPTIGSNVEEIVVNNTRFLMWDIGGQESLRCSWNTYYTNTEFAILVVDSTDRERISVTKEELFKMLAHEDLRKAGLLIFANKQDVTECMTVAEISQVLRLKSIKDHQWHIQACCALTGEGLSQGLEWMMSRLKIR, translated from the coding sequence ATGGGAACTCTCTTCACCAGGATCTGGAGACTGTTTAATCACCAGGAGCACAAAGTTGTCATTGTTGGGTTGGATAATGCAGGGAAAACTACGATCCTTTACCAGTTTTCAATGAATGAAGTTGCCCATACATCTCCTACAATTGGAAGTAATGTAGAAGAGATAGTGGTTAATAATACACGTTTCCTAATGTGGGATATTGGTGGCCAAGAATCTCTTCGTTGCTCCTGGAACACTTACTACACTAACACAGAGTTTGCAATACTTGTTGTGGACAGTACCGACAGAGAAAGGATTTCTGTCACTAAAGAAGAACTCTTCAAAATGTTAGCACATGAGGACCTAAGGAAGGCTGGATTGCTGATTTTTGCTAATAAACAAGATGTCACAGAGTGCATGACTGTAGCAGAAATCTCCCAGGTTTTGAGGCTGAAATCTATTAAAGATCACCAGTGGCATATCCAGGCATGCTGTGCTCTTACTGGCGAAGGGTTAAGCCAAGGACTTGAATGGATGATGTCACGACTTAAGATCAGATGA